A stretch of Bradyrhizobium sp. AZCC 2262 DNA encodes these proteins:
- a CDS encoding ABC transporter substrate-binding protein, protein MSVINLRLGAFAAALALLAATSSGALAQKKYDTGASDAEIKIGNIMPYSGPASAYGVIGKTSEAYFRKINAEGGINGRKINFISYDDAYSPPKTVEQARKLVESDEVLLIFNPLGTPPNTAIQKYLNTKKVPQLFVATGATKWNDPKDFPWTMGWQPNYQSESRIYAKYILKNKPDAKIAVLYQNDDYGKDYLKGFRDGLGDKAASMIAIEESYEVSEPTIDSHIVKMKATGADVFFNITTPKFAAQAIKKNSEIGWKPLHFLNGVSSSIGSVIKPAGFENSQGIISSNYLKDPTDIEWKNDAGMKAWNEFLDKYYPEANRADIFVMYAYTVAQGLERVLRASGDDLTRANVMKQAASIKDLQLGGLLPGIKVNTSATDFAPISQVQLMRLKGETWERFGEILSDDVGG, encoded by the coding sequence ATGTCCGTTATCAACTTGCGACTGGGAGCCTTTGCGGCTGCCCTCGCATTGCTCGCCGCGACCAGCAGCGGTGCATTGGCACAAAAGAAATACGACACCGGCGCGAGCGACGCTGAAATCAAGATCGGCAACATCATGCCTTACAGCGGGCCGGCCTCGGCCTACGGCGTGATCGGAAAAACGTCAGAGGCCTATTTCAGGAAAATCAATGCCGAGGGCGGCATCAATGGCCGCAAGATCAACTTCATCAGCTATGACGACGCCTACAGCCCGCCGAAGACGGTGGAGCAGGCACGCAAGCTGGTAGAAAGCGACGAAGTCCTGCTCATCTTCAATCCGCTGGGCACGCCGCCGAATACCGCGATCCAGAAATACCTCAACACGAAGAAGGTGCCGCAACTGTTCGTCGCCACCGGCGCCACCAAGTGGAACGATCCGAAGGACTTCCCCTGGACCATGGGATGGCAGCCGAATTACCAGAGCGAATCCCGGATCTATGCGAAGTACATTCTGAAGAACAAACCGGACGCGAAGATCGCGGTGCTCTACCAGAACGACGACTACGGCAAGGACTATCTGAAGGGATTCAGGGATGGCCTCGGCGACAAGGCCGCCTCGATGATCGCCATCGAGGAAAGCTACGAGGTTTCCGAACCGACCATCGACTCTCACATCGTCAAGATGAAAGCGACCGGCGCCGACGTCTTCTTCAACATCACCACGCCGAAATTCGCAGCACAGGCGATCAAGAAGAACTCCGAGATCGGCTGGAAGCCGCTGCACTTCCTCAACGGCGTCTCTTCCTCGATCGGCAGCGTTATCAAGCCTGCGGGCTTTGAGAATTCGCAAGGCATCATCTCCTCAAACTACCTGAAGGATCCGACGGACATCGAGTGGAAGAACGATGCCGGCATGAAGGCCTGGAACGAGTTCCTGGACAAGTATTACCCGGAAGCCAATCGTGCCGACATCTTCGTGATGTATGCATATACCGTGGCACAAGGCCTCGAGCGTGTGTTGAGGGCGAGCGGCGACGATCTCACACGCGCCAACGTCATGAAGCAGGCCGCGAGCATCAAGGATCTCCAGCTCGGCGGCTTGCTGCCGGGCATCAAGGTCAACACGTCCGCCACCGATTTTGCTCCCATCTCGCAGGTGCAACTGATGCGGCTAAAGGGCGAGACCTGGGAACGCTTCGGCGAAATTCTCTCGGATGACGTCGGCGGCTAG
- a CDS encoding ABC transporter substrate-binding protein: protein MRSATIRSAAFWTALITFAAANGSALAQKKYDTGATDTEIKIGHIVPYSGPASAYGIIGKTEEAYFKMINENGGIKGRKIKFISYDDAYSPPKAVEQVRKLVESDEVLLVFNALGTPSNTAIQKYLNSKKVPQLFVATGATKWNDPTHFPWTIGWQPSYQSEARIYAKFLMKEKPDAKVAVLYQNDDFGKDYLKGLKDGFAGKASAIIAEESYEVSEPTIDNHIVKLKASGADVLISITTPKFAAQTIKKMAEVDWKALQIVANVSTSVGAVMKPAGFENGQGVLSAHYAKDAGDAQWKDDPGMKKFLAFLDKHYPDADRTNSQVIYGYGAAQTLTKILEMSGDDLTRANIMKQAANLKDFTPDTLLPGVKINTSATDFAPIEQLQMMRFKGEKWEMFGEVISGEVEH from the coding sequence ATGCGTTCGGCAACAATAAGAAGCGCCGCCTTCTGGACGGCGCTCATCACTTTCGCTGCCGCAAACGGCAGTGCACTCGCCCAAAAGAAGTACGACACCGGTGCGACCGATACCGAAATCAAGATCGGTCACATCGTGCCCTACAGCGGCCCTGCCTCCGCCTATGGCATCATCGGCAAGACCGAAGAAGCGTACTTCAAGATGATCAATGAGAACGGCGGCATCAAGGGCCGGAAGATCAAGTTCATCTCGTATGACGACGCCTACAGCCCGCCAAAGGCCGTCGAACAGGTGCGCAAACTCGTCGAGAGCGACGAGGTGCTGCTGGTCTTCAATGCCCTCGGCACGCCGTCCAACACCGCGATCCAGAAATATCTGAACTCCAAGAAGGTGCCGCAACTGTTCGTCGCCACCGGCGCGACCAAGTGGAACGATCCGACGCACTTTCCGTGGACCATCGGATGGCAGCCGAGCTATCAGAGCGAAGCGCGCATCTACGCCAAGTTCCTGATGAAGGAAAAGCCCGACGCCAAGGTCGCCGTGCTCTACCAGAACGACGATTTCGGCAAGGACTACCTCAAGGGCCTGAAGGATGGCTTTGCCGGTAAGGCATCGGCGATCATCGCCGAGGAAAGCTACGAGGTCTCGGAGCCGACGATCGACAACCATATCGTCAAGCTCAAAGCCAGCGGCGCGGACGTCCTGATCAGCATCACCACGCCGAAATTCGCAGCGCAGACCATCAAGAAGATGGCCGAGGTCGACTGGAAGGCGCTCCAGATCGTGGCCAACGTCTCGACCTCGGTCGGCGCTGTCATGAAACCGGCGGGCTTCGAGAACGGACAAGGCGTGCTGTCGGCGCATTACGCCAAGGACGCCGGCGATGCGCAGTGGAAAGACGATCCCGGGATGAAGAAGTTTCTCGCCTTCCTGGACAAGCACTATCCGGACGCCGACCGCACCAACAGCCAGGTGATCTATGGTTATGGCGCAGCCCAGACCCTCACCAAGATCCTCGAGATGAGCGGTGACGACCTGACCCGCGCCAACATCATGAAACAGGCGGCGAACCTGAAGGACTTCACGCCCGACACGCTGTTGCCCGGCGTCAAGATCAACACATCCGCCACTGACTTCGCGCCGATCGAGCAGCTTCAGATGATGCGCTTCAAGGGCGAGAAGTGGGAGATGTTCGGAGAGGTCATCAGCGGCGAAGTCGAGCATTAA